In Pongo abelii isolate AG06213 chromosome 5, NHGRI_mPonAbe1-v2.0_pri, whole genome shotgun sequence, a single genomic region encodes these proteins:
- the PGBD1 gene encoding piggyBac transposable element-derived protein 1 isoform X2, which yields MAETGDAHQGTDNGTAGAGAVPDDPAQGAPALCEDISSGEWRRGSDGARESRDRKWRHRTAGPVPHGSAHLQEKNPRDKAAVPVFNPVRSQTLVKTEEETAQALAAEKWSHLSLARTNLCGNSAQETVTSLSLMTEEIVTKDRLFNAKQETSEEMEQSGEASGKPNRECALQIPCSTPIPTERTVAHLNTLKDRHPGDLWTRMHISPLEYAAGDITRKGRKKDKARVSELLQGLSFSGDSDVEKDNEPEIQPAQKKLKVSCFPEKSWSKRDIKPNFPSWSALDSGLLNLKSEKLNPVELFELFFDDETFNLIVSETNNYASQKNVSLEVTVQEMRCVFGVLLLSGFMRHPRREMYWEISDTDQNLVRDAIRRDRFELIFSNLHFADNGHLDQKDKFTKLRPLIKQMNKNFLLYAPLEEYYCFDKSMCECFDSDQFLNGKPIRIGYKIWCGTTTQGYLVWFEPYQEESTMKVDEDPDLGLGGNLVMNFADVLLERGQYPYHLCFDSFFTSVKLLSALKKKGVRATGTIRENRTEKCPLMNVEHMKKMKRGYFDFRVEENNEIILCRWYGDGIISLCSNAVGIEPVNEVSCCDADKEEIPQISQPSIVKVYDECKEGVAKMDQIISKYRVRIRSKKWYSILVSYMIDVAMNNAWQLHRACNPGASLDPLDFRRFVAHFYLEHNADLSD from the exons ATGGCTGAGACCGGAGATGCACACCAAGGAACAGATAATGGAACTGCTGGTGCTGGAGCAGTTCCTGACGATCCTGCCCAAGGAGCTCCAGCCCTGTGTGAAGACATATCCTCTGGAGAGTGGAGACGAGGCAGTGACGGTGCTAGAGAATCTAGAGACAGGAAGTGGAGACACAGGACAGCAG GGCCTGTTCCCCATGGATCAGCTCATCTCCAGGAAAAAAACCCCAGAGACAAGGCTGCAGTGCCTGTGTTTAACCCAGTCAGGTCCCAG acaTTGGTGAAGACTGAGGAAGAAACAGCCCAGGCCCTTGCTGCAGAGAAGTGGTCACATCTGAGTCTGGCTCGGACGAACCTCTGTGGGAACTCAGCTCAGGAGACAGTTACGAGCCTCAGTCTGATGA CTGAAGAAATTGTAACTAAAGATAGATTGTTTAATGCAAAGCAAGAAACTTCTGAAGAAATGGAACAAagtggagaagcctcaggaaagcCCAACAG agaGTGTGCACTCCAGATTCCTTGTAGTACTCCTATCCCTACTGAAAGGACAGTTGCACATTTGAACACTCTGAAGGACCGTCACCCAGGTGATTTGTGGACCCGGATGCACATCTCACCCTTGGAATATGCTGCAGGAGACATTACccgaaaagggagaaaaaaagacaaagctcGAGTGAGTGAACTGCTCCAAGGCCTCTCATTCTCTGGTGACTCAGATGTGGAAAAAGATAATGAGCCTGAGATCCAGCCTGCTCAAAAGAAGTTAAAGGTATCATGTTTCCCAGAAAAGAGTTGGAGCAAAAGAGACATTAAACCCAATTTTCCAAGCTGGTCAGCACTGGATTCTGGACTTTTGAATCTCAAGAGTGAAAAGTTGAACCCAGTAGagctttttgaattattttttgatgATGAAACATTCAACTTAATTGTCAGTGAAACCAATAATTATGCTTCTCAGAAAAATGTCAGCTTGGAAGTCACAGTTCAGGAAATGAGGTGTGTGTTTGGTGTCTTACTTTTGAGTGGATTTATGAGGCATCCTAGAAGGGAAATGTATTGGGAAATCTCTGACACCGATCAGAACCTGGTTAGAGATGCAATCAGAAGGGACAGATTTGAATTGATTTTCTCAAACCTGCACTTTGCAGATAATGGCCACCTAGATCAAAAAGATAAGTTTACAAAGTTGAGACCTCtcataaaacaaatgaataaaaatttcctCTTGTATGCTCCCCTGGAAGAATACTATTGCTTTGATAAGTCAATGTGTGAATGCTTTGATAGTGACCAATTCCTGAATGGAAAGCCTATTAGAATTGGCTATAAAATTTGGTGTGGTACAACCACACAGGGTTATCTGGTTTGGTTTGAACCCTATCAGGAAGAATCAACTATGAAGGTAGATGAGGATCCTGATCTTGGGTTAGGTGGAAATCTAGTGATGAACTTCGCTGATGTTCTTTTAGAGAGAGGTCAGTATCCCTATCACCTGTGTTTTGATAGCTTCTTTACAAGTGTCAAATTGTTGTCAGCCTTGAAGAAGAAGGGGGTGAGGGCAACAGGAACAATTCGTGAGAACAGGACCGAAAAATGTCCCCTTATGAATgtagaacatatgaaaaaaatgaagagagggTATTTTGATTTCCGAGTAGAAGAAAACAATGAGATAATTTTGTGTCGTTGGTATGGGGATGGCATTATCAGTCTGTGCTCCAATGCTGTGGGCATAGAACCAGTCAATGAGGTAAGCTGTTGTGATGCTGATAAAGAAGAAATCCCTCAGATAAGTCAACCTTCCATAGTAAAAGTGTATGATGAATGCAAGGAAGGTGTAGCTAAAATGGatcaaattatttctaaatacagGGTGAGGATAAGAAGCAAGAAGTGGTACTCAATTTTGGTGAGCTACATGATTGATGTAGCCATGAACAACGCATGGCAACTACACAGAGCCTGTAACCCAGGTGCTTCTCTAGACCCCTTGGATTTTCGGAGATTTGTTGCACATTTCTACTTGGAACACAATGCTGATCTGTCAGATTAG
- the PGBD1 gene encoding piggyBac transposable element-derived protein 1 (The RefSeq protein has 2 substitutions compared to this genomic sequence; stop codon completed by the addition of 3' A residues to the mRNA), with the protein MYEALPGPAPENEDGLVKVKEEDPTWEQVCNSQEGSSHTQEICRLRFRHFCYQEAHGPREALAQLRELCHQWLRPEMHTKEQIMELLVLEQFLTILPKELQPCVKTYPLESGDEAVTVLENLETGSGDTGQQASVYIQGQDMHPMVTEYQGVSLECQSLQLLPGLTTLKCEPPQLPQGNPQEVSGPVPHGSAHLQEKNPRDKAAVPVFNPVRSQTLVKTEEETAQALAAEKWSHLSLARTNLCGNSAQETVTSLSLMTEEIVTKDRLFNAKQETSEEMEQSGEASGKPDRECALQIPCSTPIPTERTVAHLNTLKDRHPGDLWTRMHISPLEYAAGDITRKGRKKDKARVSELLQGLSFSGDSDVEKDNEPEIQPAQKKLKVSCFPEKSWSKRDIKPNFPSWSALDSGLLNLKSEKLNPVELFELFFDDETFNLIVSGTNNYASQKNVSLEVTVQEMRCVFGVLLLSGFMRHPRREMYWEISDTDQNLVRDAIRRDRFELIFSNLHFADNGHLDQKDKFTKLRPLIKQMNKNFLL; encoded by the exons ATGTATGAAGCTTTGCCAGGCCCTGCTCCTGAAAATGAAGATGGCCTTGTGAAAGTGAAGGAGGAAGATCCCACCTGGGAGCAGGTGTGCAACTCACAGGAGGGCAGCTCCCACACTCAGGAGATTTGCCGCCTGCGCTTTCGGCACTTCTGCTACCAGGAGGCTCACGGACCCCGGGAAGCTCTGGCCCAACTCCGAGAGCTTTGTCATCAATGGCTGAGACCGGAGATGCACACCAAGGAACAGATAATGGAACTGCTGGTGCTGGAGCAGTTCCTGACGATCCTGCCCAAGGAGCTCCAGCCCTGTGTGAAGACATATCCTCTGGAGAGTGGAGACGAGGCAGTGACGGTGCTAGAGAATCTAGAGACAGGAAGTGGAGACACAGGACAGCAG GCCTCTGTCTATATTCAGGGACAGGACATGCACCCAATGGTGACAGAATATCAAGGAGTCTCTTTGGAGTGTCAGAGCCTCCAGCTCCTGCCTGGGCTAACCACCCTGAAGTGTGAACCTCCACAGCTTCCTCAAGGGAACCCCCAAGAAGTGAGTG GGCCTGTTCCCCATGGATCAGCTCATCTCCAGGAAAAAAACCCCAGAGACAAGGCTGCAGTGCCTGTGTTTAACCCAGTCAGGTCCCAG acaTTGGTGAAGACTGAGGAAGAAACAGCCCAGGCCCTTGCTGCAGAGAAGTGGTCACATCTGAGTCTGGCTCGGACGAACCTCTGTGGGAACTCAGCTCAGGAGACAGTTACGAGCCTCAGTCTGATGA CTGAAGAAATTGTAACTAAAGATAGATTGTTTAATGCAAAGCAAGAAACTTCTGAAGAAATGGAACAAagtggagaagcctcaggaaagcCCAACAG agaGTGTGCACTCCAGATTCCTTGTAGTACTCCTATCCCTACTGAAAGGACAGTTGCACATTTGAACACTCTGAAGGACCGTCACCCAGGTGATTTGTGGACCCGGATGCACATCTCACCCTTGGAATATGCTGCAGGAGACATTACccgaaaagggagaaaaaaagacaaagctcGAGTGAGTGAACTGCTCCAAGGCCTCTCATTCTCTGGTGACTCAGATGTGGAAAAAGATAATGAGCCTGAGATCCAGCCTGCTCAAAAGAAGTTAAAGGTATCATGTTTCCCAGAAAAGAGTTGGAGCAAAAGAGACATTAAACCCAATTTTCCAAGCTGGTCAGCACTGGATTCTGGACTTTTGAATCTCAAGAGTGAAAAGTTGAACCCAGTAGagctttttgaattattttttgatgATGAAACATTCAACTTAATTGTCAGTGAAACCAATAATTATGCTTCTCAGAAAAATGTCAGCTTGGAAGTCACAGTTCAGGAAATGAGGTGTGTGTTTGGTGTCTTACTTTTGAGTGGATTTATGAGGCATCCTAGAAGGGAAATGTATTGGGAAATCTCTGACACCGATCAGAACCTGGTTAGAGATGCAATCAGAAGGGACAGATTTGAATTGATTTTCTCAAACCTGCACTTTGCAGATAATGGCCACCTAGATCAAAAAGATAAGTTTACAAAGTTGAGACCTCtcataaaacaaatgaataaaaatttcctCTTGTA
- the PGBD1 gene encoding piggyBac transposable element-derived protein 1 isoform X1, translating to MYEALPGPAPENEDGLVKVKEEDPTWEQVCNSQEGSSHTQEICRLRFRHFCYQEAHGPREALAQLRELCHQWLRPEMHTKEQIMELLVLEQFLTILPKELQPCVKTYPLESGDEAVTVLENLETGSGDTGQQASVYIQGQDMHPMVTEYQGVSLECQSLQLLPGLTTLKCEPPQLPQGNPQEVSGPVPHGSAHLQEKNPRDKAAVPVFNPVRSQTLVKTEEETAQALAAEKWSHLSLARTNLCGNSAQETVTSLSLMTEEIVTKDRLFNAKQETSEEMEQSGEASGKPNRECALQIPCSTPIPTERTVAHLNTLKDRHPGDLWTRMHISPLEYAAGDITRKGRKKDKARVSELLQGLSFSGDSDVEKDNEPEIQPAQKKLKVSCFPEKSWSKRDIKPNFPSWSALDSGLLNLKSEKLNPVELFELFFDDETFNLIVSETNNYASQKNVSLEVTVQEMRCVFGVLLLSGFMRHPRREMYWEISDTDQNLVRDAIRRDRFELIFSNLHFADNGHLDQKDKFTKLRPLIKQMNKNFLLYAPLEEYYCFDKSMCECFDSDQFLNGKPIRIGYKIWCGTTTQGYLVWFEPYQEESTMKVDEDPDLGLGGNLVMNFADVLLERGQYPYHLCFDSFFTSVKLLSALKKKGVRATGTIRENRTEKCPLMNVEHMKKMKRGYFDFRVEENNEIILCRWYGDGIISLCSNAVGIEPVNEVSCCDADKEEIPQISQPSIVKVYDECKEGVAKMDQIISKYRVRIRSKKWYSILVSYMIDVAMNNAWQLHRACNPGASLDPLDFRRFVAHFYLEHNADLSD from the exons ATGTATGAAGCTTTGCCAGGCCCTGCTCCTGAAAATGAAGATGGCCTTGTGAAAGTGAAGGAGGAAGATCCCACCTGGGAGCAGGTGTGCAACTCACAGGAGGGCAGCTCCCACACTCAGGAGATTTGCCGCCTGCGCTTTCGGCACTTCTGCTACCAGGAGGCTCACGGACCCCGGGAAGCTCTGGCCCAACTCCGAGAGCTTTGTCATCAATGGCTGAGACCGGAGATGCACACCAAGGAACAGATAATGGAACTGCTGGTGCTGGAGCAGTTCCTGACGATCCTGCCCAAGGAGCTCCAGCCCTGTGTGAAGACATATCCTCTGGAGAGTGGAGACGAGGCAGTGACGGTGCTAGAGAATCTAGAGACAGGAAGTGGAGACACAGGACAGCAG GCCTCTGTCTATATTCAGGGACAGGACATGCACCCAATGGTGACAGAATATCAAGGAGTCTCTTTGGAGTGTCAGAGCCTCCAGCTCCTGCCTGGGCTAACCACCCTGAAGTGTGAACCTCCACAGCTTCCTCAAGGGAACCCCCAAGAAGTGAGTG GGCCTGTTCCCCATGGATCAGCTCATCTCCAGGAAAAAAACCCCAGAGACAAGGCTGCAGTGCCTGTGTTTAACCCAGTCAGGTCCCAG acaTTGGTGAAGACTGAGGAAGAAACAGCCCAGGCCCTTGCTGCAGAGAAGTGGTCACATCTGAGTCTGGCTCGGACGAACCTCTGTGGGAACTCAGCTCAGGAGACAGTTACGAGCCTCAGTCTGATGA CTGAAGAAATTGTAACTAAAGATAGATTGTTTAATGCAAAGCAAGAAACTTCTGAAGAAATGGAACAAagtggagaagcctcaggaaagcCCAACAG agaGTGTGCACTCCAGATTCCTTGTAGTACTCCTATCCCTACTGAAAGGACAGTTGCACATTTGAACACTCTGAAGGACCGTCACCCAGGTGATTTGTGGACCCGGATGCACATCTCACCCTTGGAATATGCTGCAGGAGACATTACccgaaaagggagaaaaaaagacaaagctcGAGTGAGTGAACTGCTCCAAGGCCTCTCATTCTCTGGTGACTCAGATGTGGAAAAAGATAATGAGCCTGAGATCCAGCCTGCTCAAAAGAAGTTAAAGGTATCATGTTTCCCAGAAAAGAGTTGGAGCAAAAGAGACATTAAACCCAATTTTCCAAGCTGGTCAGCACTGGATTCTGGACTTTTGAATCTCAAGAGTGAAAAGTTGAACCCAGTAGagctttttgaattattttttgatgATGAAACATTCAACTTAATTGTCAGTGAAACCAATAATTATGCTTCTCAGAAAAATGTCAGCTTGGAAGTCACAGTTCAGGAAATGAGGTGTGTGTTTGGTGTCTTACTTTTGAGTGGATTTATGAGGCATCCTAGAAGGGAAATGTATTGGGAAATCTCTGACACCGATCAGAACCTGGTTAGAGATGCAATCAGAAGGGACAGATTTGAATTGATTTTCTCAAACCTGCACTTTGCAGATAATGGCCACCTAGATCAAAAAGATAAGTTTACAAAGTTGAGACCTCtcataaaacaaatgaataaaaatttcctCTTGTATGCTCCCCTGGAAGAATACTATTGCTTTGATAAGTCAATGTGTGAATGCTTTGATAGTGACCAATTCCTGAATGGAAAGCCTATTAGAATTGGCTATAAAATTTGGTGTGGTACAACCACACAGGGTTATCTGGTTTGGTTTGAACCCTATCAGGAAGAATCAACTATGAAGGTAGATGAGGATCCTGATCTTGGGTTAGGTGGAAATCTAGTGATGAACTTCGCTGATGTTCTTTTAGAGAGAGGTCAGTATCCCTATCACCTGTGTTTTGATAGCTTCTTTACAAGTGTCAAATTGTTGTCAGCCTTGAAGAAGAAGGGGGTGAGGGCAACAGGAACAATTCGTGAGAACAGGACCGAAAAATGTCCCCTTATGAATgtagaacatatgaaaaaaatgaagagagggTATTTTGATTTCCGAGTAGAAGAAAACAATGAGATAATTTTGTGTCGTTGGTATGGGGATGGCATTATCAGTCTGTGCTCCAATGCTGTGGGCATAGAACCAGTCAATGAGGTAAGCTGTTGTGATGCTGATAAAGAAGAAATCCCTCAGATAAGTCAACCTTCCATAGTAAAAGTGTATGATGAATGCAAGGAAGGTGTAGCTAAAATGGatcaaattatttctaaatacagGGTGAGGATAAGAAGCAAGAAGTGGTACTCAATTTTGGTGAGCTACATGATTGATGTAGCCATGAACAACGCATGGCAACTACACAGAGCCTGTAACCCAGGTGCTTCTCTAGACCCCTTGGATTTTCGGAGATTTGTTGCACATTTCTACTTGGAACACAATGCTGATCTGTCAGATTAG